A DNA window from Helianthus annuus cultivar XRQ/B chromosome 15, HanXRQr2.0-SUNRISE, whole genome shotgun sequence contains the following coding sequences:
- the LOC110920054 gene encoding protein FAR1-RELATED SEQUENCE 5-like produces MSSSDSADHMMRFTERIAFYAFIHISSYTNFKDNISKWEERVCLNSGRKFFKPKVSGSITPAVGMFFKSFDEAFAFYQRYALAAVFSSRKNTSWKNGGGLVKIRYIVCSKEGFHVSKEIDSGSVDENSKKIVRRNRGSKRVECNAHVKLILENNNMFNIYYFEEEHNHIFVEDEDIHFLPAARSIDYVKESFISGLSAINIGPVKAFNIMKTMYGGFGEVGASKVDCKNYRRDLNLYIGGYDAEMVVRRLIRKKECCPGFTCDYVISEDRRLKGLFWADEQSKTNYTVFGDIFGFDATYKSNKYALVFEPFTGIDNHFRNVTFGGALLGSETADSYRWLLRCFVNAFGSEPKVVVTDQDAAMKRAIKDVGPVLSANIDFNTRMTHVVWNDTIIPKDFETEWHSIMSTFGLENHEWLKDMYDLRFDWIPAYYHGEDLAGLMRTTSRCESENYFFGQICNPRCILVEFFTHFETAMDIQRHEHRRNDHDTRYIQCKTWSDFVLEKQASEIYTKTIFKDIQIEIDAAITKCMSKSLDTVGDVQYYEIKDFKQPCTSLFKVQYSKQEDGLSISCSCKRFEQFGILCRHIFYVLRYDDITEFPRRYVHRRWMREVVSTGSNHCNIRFDEIGRNSEIDKVYREIVVANEYVVNRLVGDLDELCRYRDHIKSYIDKADEVMVAALPPSRKERFADIGGNLEKSDSMIRVPIKIRTKGCGVQKRIKSNCEIAIQKSSKIQKSCRVCGGKGHSSRTCKDKVSSNAIGSSNGM; encoded by the exons ATGTCTTCTTCAGACTCTGCTG ATCACATGATGCGTTTTACTGAACGTATTGCGTTTTATGCTTTTATCCATATTAGTTCATATACAAACTTTAAAG ATAACATTTCCAAGTGGGAGGAACGTGTATGCTTAAACAGTGGAAGAAAGTTTTTCAAACCTAAAGTCAGTGGATCCATTACACCTGCTGTTGGAATGTTTTTTAAGTCATTTGATGAGGCTTTTGCGTTTTATCAGAGATATGCACTTGCTGCAGTTTTTTCTTCAAGAAAAAATACCTCTTGGAAAAATGGTGGTGGTTTAgtgaaaataagatatattgTCTGCTCAAAAGAAGGATTTCATGTTAGCAAAGAAAtagattctggttcagttgaTGAGAATAGTAAAAAGATTGTTAGACGTAATAGAGGTTCAAAAAGAGTTGAATGCAATGCTCATGTGAAATTAATATTAGAGAACAATAATATGTTTAATATCTACTACTTTGAAGAAGAACATAATCATATCTTTGTTGAAGATGAAGATATTCATTTCTTGCCGGCTGCCAGAAGTATCGATTATGTGAAAGAAAGTTTTATATCTGGATTGTCTGCAATCAATATTGGACCTGTTAAAGCATTCAATATTATGAAAACAATGTATGGTGGTTTTGGTGAAGTTGGTGCTAGTAAAGTTGATTGTAAGAATTATAGAAGGGATTTGAATCTTTACATAGGAGGGTATGATGCAGAAATGGTAGTTAGGCGTCTTATTAGGAAGAAAGAATGTTGTCCTGGTTTCacatgtgattatgttattaGTGAAGATAGAAGACTGAAAGGGCTTTTCTGGGCTGATGAGCAATCAAAAACAAATTATACAGTGTTTGGTGACATATTTGGTTTTGATGCTACTTATAAATCAAACAA GTATGCTTTGGTTTTTGAACCATTTACTGGTATTGATAATCATTTTAGGAATGTCACATTTGGTGGTGCATTACTTGGTTCGGAGACTGCAGATTCTTATAGATGGCTTTTAAGGTGCTTTGTTAATGCTTTTGGAAGTGAGCCTAAAGTTGTTGTTACTGATCAAGATGCTGCAATGAAGAGAGCTATTAAGGAT GTTGGTCCTGTTTTGTCAGCAAACATTGATTTTAATACAAGAATGACTCATGTTGTTTGGAATGATACTATTATTCCAAAAGATTTTGAAACTGAGTGGCATTCAATAATGTCTACTTTTGGATTGGAAAATCATGAGTGGTTAAAAGATATGTACGATCTTCGATTTGATTGGATTCCCGCTTATTACCATGGAGAGGATTTGGCTGGTCTTATGCGTACTACGTCTAGATGTGAAAGCGAGAATTACTTCTTTGGTCAGATTTGCAATCCAAGATGTATACTAGTTGAATTTTTCACTCATTTTGAGACTGCAATGGATATTCAAAGGCATGAGCATAGGAGGAATGATCATGATACAAGGTATATTCAGTGTAAGACCTGGAGTGACTTTGTATTGGAGAAACAAGCATCAGAAATATATACCAAAACAATTTTTAAGGATATTCAGATTGAAATTGATGCTGCCATTACAAAGTGTATGTCAAAGTCTCTTGATACTGTGGGTGATGTTCAATATTATGAAATAAAGGATTTCAAACAGCCATGCACATCTTTATTCAag GTGCAATACAGCAAACAAGAAGATGGTTTAAGTATAAGTTGTTCTTGCAAACGGTTTGAACAATTTGGTATATTGTGCCGCCATATATTTTATGTTCTACGGTATGATGATATAACTGAGTTTCCTAGAAGATATGTTCATAGAAGATGGATGAGAGAGGTTGTTTCAACTGGATCAAATCATTGCAATATTCGGTTTGATGAAATTGGTAGGAATAGTGAAATTgataaagtttatagagaaatcGTTGTTGCAAATGAGTATGTGGTTAATAGGCTGGTCGGGGATTTAGATGAGCTTTGTCGTTACAGGGAtcatattaaaagttatattgaTAAAGCGGATGAGGTTATGGTTGCTGCGCTGCCTCCTAGTCGCAAAGAAAGATTTGCTGATATTGGAGGGAACTTAGAAAAATCAGATTCTATGATTCGTGTCCCGATCAAAATAAGGACCAAAGGATGCGGTGTACAAAAAAGGATCAAGTCTAACTGTGAGATTGCAATTCAGAAATCATCAAAGATCCAGAAATCGTGTCGTGTATGTGGTGGAAAAGGACATAGCAGTCGCACATGTAAAGATAAGGTTTCTTCTAATGCTATAGGTTCTAGCAATGGAATGTAA